Sequence from the Deltaproteobacteria bacterium genome:
GCCCTGCGTGAGCAGGTCGCGGAACGGCTCGTCGAGCCGCACGTAGCCCAGGTCGCGCAGCACCTTGGTGAAGAAGCGCGCGTAGAGGAGATGGAGCACGGCGTGCTCGATGCCCCCGATGTAGCGCTCGACGCCCTCGGCGCCGAGCCAGTAGTCGAGCTCGGCGGGATCGAAGGGCGCGGCGTCGCTCCGGGGCGAGCAGTAGCGCGCGAAGTACCAGGACGACTCGACGAAGGTGTCCATGGTGTCGGTCTCGCGCCGGGCGGGCCCGCCGCAGCGCGGGCAGGCGACGCGCACGAAGGCCGCGTGCGCGGCGAGCGGCGAGCCGCCGGTGCCGGTGAAGGCCACGTTCTCGGGCAGGACGACGGGCAGGTCGCGCTCCGGCACCGGCACCGTGCCGCACCGCTCGCAGTAGATGATGGGGATGGGCGCGCCCCAGTAGCGCTGGCGCGAGATGCCCCAGTCGCGCAGGCGGTACGACACGGTCGGGCCGCCCTGACCGCGCGCGGCGAGGGCGGCCGCGATGCGCTCCTTCGCGCGCTCGCTCTCGAGCCCCGTGAACTCCCCCGAGTCGACGAGGAGGCCCGGCCCCTCCCACGCCGCCTCCATGCCGCCCGGGTCGAGGCGCTCGCCCTCCGGCTGCACCACCACCCGCACCGGGAGCCCGTACGCGCGCGCGAACTCGAAATCGCGCTGGTCGTGCGCGGGCACGGCCATGACCGCGCCCGTGCCGTACTCCATGAGGACGAAGTTCGCGACGTAGATCGGCAGGCGGGCGCCCGTGATGGGATGGCGGCAGAAGGCGCCGGTCGCCACACCCTCCTTGCCGACCGCGCGCTCGGCGCGCGAGGTCGCCCGCACGCGTGCGGTGAAGGCGGCGACCCCTGCGGCCGCGGGCGTGCCCGCGACCAGCTCGGGCACCAGCGGATGCTCGGCCGCGAGGCTCATGAAGGTGACGCCGAAGAGCGTGTCGGCGCGGGTGGTGAAGACCGCGACCTCGCCGGCGCGGCCTTCGAGTGGAAAGCGGATCTCCGCGCCCGCGCTCCGCCCGATCCAGTTCCGCTGCATGGTGAGCACGCGCTCGGGCCAGCCGGTCAGGCGGTCGAGGTCGCGCAGCAGCTCCTCGGCATAGGCCGTGATGCGGAAGAACCACTGCTCGAGCTCGCGGTCCGTGACCGGGCCGTCGCAGCGCCAGCAGCGGCCGTCCACCACCTGCTCGTTGGCGAGCACGGTCTCGCAGTGTGCGCACCAGTTGACGAGCGAGCGGCGCTTGTGGGCGAGGCCGCGCTCGAGCATGCGCAGGAAGAAGAGCTGCTCCCAGCGGTAGTAGCGCGGGTCGCAGGTGGCGAGCTCGCGCTCCCAGTCGTACGAGAAGCCGAGCCGGCGGAGCTGCCGGCGCATGTGGTCGATGTTGTCGTAGGTCCACCGGGCGGGGTGGACGCCGTGCTCGATGGCGGCGTTCTCGGCCGGGAGCCCGAAAGCGTCCCAGCCCATGGGGTGGAGCACGCGGTAGCCCGCCATCCGCCGCTGGCGCGCGATCACGTCGCCGATCGAGTAGTTGCGCACGTGCCCCATGTGGATGTGCCCGGAGGCGTACGGGAACATTGCGAGGACGTAGTACGCCTGCTGGCCCGGCTCGGCGCGCGCCGCGAAGGCGCGCGCCTCCTCCCAGCCGCGCTGCCACTTCGCCTCGACCGCCTGCGGGTCGTACCGCCCCGGCCCCCCCGCCCGCGCCATCCTCACTCCGGACGCTCCGGCTTCGCCTTGACGCCGAGCACCTGGGCGATGTGGTCGAGCACGCCGTTCACGAAGGCAGGCGAGTCCTCGCTCCCGAAGCGGCGCGCGATCTCGATCGCCTCGTCGATCGCGACCGAAGGGGGAATGTCCGGCCGCGCGAGGAGCTCGAAGGTGGCGAGGCGGAGCAGGCTCAGATCGACGCGCGAGAGGCGCGGCAGCCGCCAGTGCTCGGCGCTCGCCGCG
This genomic interval carries:
- a CDS encoding leucine--tRNA ligase; this translates as MARAGGPGRYDPQAVEAKWQRGWEEARAFAARAEPGQQAYYVLAMFPYASGHIHMGHVRNYSIGDVIARQRRMAGYRVLHPMGWDAFGLPAENAAIEHGVHPARWTYDNIDHMRRQLRRLGFSYDWERELATCDPRYYRWEQLFFLRMLERGLAHKRRSLVNWCAHCETVLANEQVVDGRCWRCDGPVTDRELEQWFFRITAYAEELLRDLDRLTGWPERVLTMQRNWIGRSAGAEIRFPLEGRAGEVAVFTTRADTLFGVTFMSLAAEHPLVPELVAGTPAAAGVAAFTARVRATSRAERAVGKEGVATGAFCRHPITGARLPIYVANFVLMEYGTGAVMAVPAHDQRDFEFARAYGLPVRVVVQPEGERLDPGGMEAAWEGPGLLVDSGEFTGLESERAKERIAAALAARGQGGPTVSYRLRDWGISRQRYWGAPIPIIYCERCGTVPVPERDLPVVLPENVAFTGTGGSPLAAHAAFVRVACPRCGGPARRETDTMDTFVESSWYFARYCSPRSDAAPFDPAELDYWLGAEGVERYIGGIEHAVLHLLYARFFTKVLRDLGYVRLDEPFRDLLTQGMVIKDGAKMSKSKGNVVDPDYLIERYGADTARLFCLFQAPPEKDLEWSDQGVEGMHRFLHRLWRLVHALAPRLAPPGTRLPGQLGADERELHRRTHETIRRVTGDVVERLHFNTAVAAVMELVNALGDASERASPAVLREAVDATLLLLAPFVPHIASELWEATGHARALDAERWPAADPGALVRELIELPVQVNGRLRGRVSVPADAAEAQVVAAALAAPHIQAHTGGRPIRKVVFVPRRMLNLIA
- the nusB gene encoding transcription antitermination factor NusB — encoded protein: MGSRREARELALQALYQLDVAGEGDPGMALFWSYFDAEREVQAFARELVEGVAAHRERIDALIAASAEHWRLPRLSRVDLSLLRLATFELLARPDIPPSVAIDEAIEIARRFGSEDSPAFVNGVLDHIAQVLGVKAKPERPE